A stretch of Methanocalculus natronophilus DNA encodes these proteins:
- a CDS encoding UPF0147 family protein, whose translation MAETGNTLRNCVQILQMMMEDNTIPRNIRRVADETRSILLDESNAPGLRAATAISKIDEVSNDPNMPVHARTRIWELVSQLESVPLD comes from the coding sequence TTGGCAGAAACGGGCAATACATTACGAAATTGTGTTCAGATCCTTCAGATGATGATGGAAGATAACACTATACCACGGAATATTCGTCGGGTCGCAGACGAGACACGATCTATTCTTCTGGATGAGAGCAACGCACCGGGTCTTCGTGCGGCAACAGCAATATCAAAGATCGACGAGGTCAGCAACGACCCGAATATGCCTGTGCATGCACGAACGCGGATCTGGGAACTTGTATCGCAGCTGGAATCCGTCCCACTTGATTAG
- a CDS encoding Sjogren's syndrome/scleroderma autoantigen 1 family protein, with protein MTEIDEIMAEYLLKGGKMLAKTCSVCQAPLFEYKGERFCVLCTESSGREGETLATLEQNQAAAEDTIQKPPARDLQVDPEPAAASVSSRRQYEPQEAPSMLAGSIEDALIALCRRMADEPDPARCAVYMQTIREGVSAMMALRGEHCCCHERE; from the coding sequence ATGACAGAGATAGATGAGATAATGGCTGAGTATCTGCTGAAGGGTGGAAAGATGCTGGCAAAGACCTGTTCTGTCTGCCAGGCACCGCTCTTTGAGTACAAGGGTGAGCGCTTCTGTGTTCTCTGCACGGAATCATCAGGCAGAGAGGGAGAAACGCTGGCAACTCTTGAGCAAAACCAGGCTGCTGCAGAGGATACGATCCAAAAACCGCCTGCCAGGGATCTGCAGGTCGATCCAGAGCCAGCTGCAGCATCGGTATCAAGCCGCCGTCAGTATGAGCCGCAGGAGGCACCATCCATGCTTGCCGGGTCTATAGAGGATGCGCTGATAGCCCTCTGCCGCCGCATGGCAGATGAACCCGACCCGGCCCGCTGTGCGGTTTATATGCAGACGATCAGGGAGGGGGTCTCTGCGATGATGGCGCTCCGTGGGGAGCATTGCTGCTGTCATGAGAGGGAGTGA
- a CDS encoding DEAD/DEAH box helicase: protein MKTIQHPYITPDTVESRQYQLTIAMRALEENTLIVLPTGLGKTVVALLVAASRLLNTGGRVLILAPTKPLVEQHLNFFQKNLRLPEPSEKDCISFTGSTPPKKRTLLWEECRICCATPQVIQNDCQNNRYDLRTVSLLIVDECHRAVGNYAYTYLAEQYLETADNPLILGMTASPGSNRERVQDVCDHLGVTHVESRDENDPDVIPYIHERTVDYIPVELPASLQQCVRILEKMIDARLATLAGLGCSLPRREQLSMKVLNRLQADIQERIAEGDTRAYAASSLHAEIMKLRHAVVMAESQGSLALGRYIEKLHAEGQSKKGSRASQKMVKDRMFLDLRRIVTEIEGEVHPKPSLVASVIHDQLMEAPESRIIVFASYRDTVTMLVDHLSDKGIIACRFVGQASRESDTGLSQKKQIEAIRKFRGGEYPVLVATSVGEEGLDIPSTDLVIFYEAVPSEIRSIQRKGRTGRSAAGHIIVLVTKGTSDETFRWVSSRKEKAMATGVKRLGAHKEKREEQASIERFVTPSHDSSNAPHGAPSSQRPPP from the coding sequence ATGAAGACCATCCAGCACCCGTATATCACACCCGATACCGTTGAATCCCGTCAGTACCAGCTTACCATCGCGATGCGGGCACTTGAGGAGAACACACTGATCGTTCTTCCAACCGGTCTTGGTAAGACGGTTGTGGCACTGCTTGTCGCTGCATCACGGCTCCTGAACACAGGCGGACGGGTGCTCATCCTCGCCCCCACAAAGCCGCTTGTTGAACAGCACCTCAACTTTTTTCAGAAAAACCTCAGGCTCCCCGAACCATCTGAGAAGGACTGCATCAGCTTCACCGGCAGCACACCGCCGAAGAAACGGACGCTTCTCTGGGAGGAGTGCCGGATCTGTTGTGCGACACCACAGGTGATCCAGAACGACTGCCAGAACAACCGCTATGATCTCAGAACAGTCTCCCTGCTGATCGTCGATGAATGCCACCGGGCAGTCGGCAACTATGCCTACACCTATCTTGCAGAACAGTACCTTGAAACAGCCGACAATCCTCTTATCCTCGGGATGACCGCCTCTCCCGGGAGCAATCGTGAGCGTGTCCAGGATGTATGCGATCACCTCGGTGTTACGCATGTTGAGAGCCGGGATGAGAACGATCCCGATGTCATACCCTATATCCACGAACGGACAGTCGACTACATACCAGTGGAGCTTCCTGCCTCACTGCAGCAGTGTGTCAGGATCCTCGAAAAAATGATAGATGCCCGTCTTGCCACGCTTGCAGGACTTGGCTGTTCTCTCCCCAGACGGGAACAGCTCTCAATGAAAGTGCTGAACCGGCTGCAGGCAGACATTCAGGAGCGGATAGCAGAAGGCGATACCCGCGCCTATGCAGCATCCTCGCTCCATGCCGAGATCATGAAGCTCAGGCATGCGGTTGTCATGGCTGAGTCGCAAGGGTCCCTCGCACTTGGCCGGTACATAGAGAAGCTCCACGCCGAAGGCCAGTCAAAGAAAGGAAGCAGGGCAAGCCAGAAGATGGTAAAAGACAGGATGTTTCTTGATCTGAGACGTATTGTCACGGAAATTGAAGGGGAGGTGCATCCAAAACCATCTCTTGTTGCATCGGTCATCCATGACCAGCTCATGGAAGCTCCTGAAAGCAGGATCATCGTCTTTGCAAGCTACCGCGACACGGTAACGATGCTTGTCGATCACCTCTCGGATAAAGGGATCATCGCATGCAGGTTTGTCGGCCAGGCATCACGGGAGAGCGACACCGGCCTGTCTCAGAAGAAGCAGATTGAAGCGATCCGGAAGTTTCGTGGTGGAGAGTACCCGGTACTCGTTGCCACGTCAGTTGGTGAGGAAGGACTTGACATCCCATCCACCGATCTCGTCATCTTTTATGAGGCCGTCCCATCAGAGATCCGGAGCATTCAGAGGAAAGGAAGGACCGGACGGAGCGCTGCAGGCCATATCATCGTGCTGGTCACAAAAGGAACAAGTGACGAGACCTTCCGCTGGGTGAGCAGCAGGAAGGAGAAGGCGATGGCAACCGGGGTGAAGCGGCTGGGTGCACACAAAGAAAAGAGGGAGGAGCAGGCAAGTATCGAGCGTTTTGTCACTCCCTCTCATGACAGCAGCAATGCTCCCCACGGAGCGCCATCATCGCAGAGACCCCCTCCCTGA
- the glyS gene encoding glycine--tRNA ligase, which translates to MEDVYEKVIDLARRRGYVWPSGEIYGSVAGFIDYGPLGAMMKRRIEDIWREFYIVREGYYEIECPTIGIEPIYVASGHLKGFSDKMFQCPGCQEFFRADHVAEEYGIANAQSLAKEELSAGLADKPCTSCKKPLTDILVFEFNLMFSTSIGPGGHRKGYLRPETAQGIFTDFARLLRFYRDALPFGAVQIGRSYRNEISPRQGMIRLREFTQAEAEIFVHPDKKDHPDFSRYADYTMPFYGIEHQEKESEPETLTVGEAVLSGLVASEYVAYYLALTHDYMVRIGVDREKIRFRQHLPDERAHYAADCWDAEFYSERFGWVEAVGIADRTDYDLRAHAEVSGEKMTVFIQYPEPRTERRVATVPKMGLLGPRFRNRAKEVGEKIAAAEPQGDTITITLDGEEIEIGCDLFEVRDEEVLVRGEEVRPHVIEPSYGIDRLCYAVLEHAFHQDEVEGETRTSLRLPPAVAPVQVAVFPLMNRDGLEEMAGSLAEAIRALGIVTEYDDSGAIGRRYRRQDEIGTPYAITIDYESKDDAAATLRERDSMQQVRVPLDEIPSIIRKLIRGELQFSGI; encoded by the coding sequence ATGGAGGATGTATACGAAAAGGTGATCGATCTCGCCCGCCGCCGCGGCTATGTCTGGCCGTCAGGGGAGATATACGGATCTGTTGCAGGCTTCATCGATTATGGCCCGCTTGGTGCGATGATGAAGCGGCGGATCGAAGATATCTGGCGTGAATTCTATATCGTCAGGGAAGGGTACTACGAGATCGAATGCCCGACAATAGGCATTGAGCCGATCTATGTTGCATCCGGTCATCTCAAAGGTTTTTCTGATAAGATGTTCCAATGCCCCGGCTGCCAGGAGTTTTTCCGTGCAGATCATGTGGCCGAAGAATACGGGATAGCAAATGCACAGAGTCTCGCAAAGGAAGAGCTGTCTGCGGGGCTTGCAGATAAGCCCTGCACCTCCTGTAAAAAGCCTCTGACAGACATTTTGGTCTTTGAGTTCAACCTGATGTTTTCAACCTCAATCGGCCCGGGCGGACACCGGAAGGGATACCTGCGCCCGGAGACCGCACAGGGGATATTCACCGACTTTGCCCGCCTTCTCAGGTTCTACAGGGACGCACTCCCCTTTGGGGCAGTCCAGATCGGGAGGTCCTACCGGAACGAGATCTCGCCCCGGCAGGGGATGATCCGGCTTCGGGAATTCACCCAGGCGGAAGCCGAGATCTTTGTGCATCCCGATAAGAAGGATCACCCGGACTTCTCCCGCTATGCAGACTACACCATGCCGTTCTATGGTATCGAACACCAGGAGAAAGAGAGCGAACCGGAAACATTGACGGTTGGGGAAGCTGTTTTGAGCGGGCTTGTTGCAAGCGAATATGTCGCATACTATCTGGCGCTCACCCATGACTACATGGTCAGGATCGGCGTTGACCGTGAGAAGATCCGGTTCCGCCAGCATCTGCCTGACGAGCGTGCGCATTATGCAGCAGACTGCTGGGATGCGGAGTTTTATTCAGAGCGGTTCGGATGGGTTGAGGCTGTCGGTATCGCAGATCGAACCGATTATGATCTCCGGGCTCATGCTGAGGTGAGCGGTGAGAAGATGACCGTCTTTATCCAGTACCCGGAGCCCAGAACCGAGCGGAGAGTTGCAACTGTTCCGAAGATGGGGCTGCTTGGACCCCGGTTCAGGAACCGGGCAAAAGAGGTCGGCGAGAAGATAGCAGCAGCAGAACCACAGGGCGATACAATCACGATCACACTGGATGGCGAGGAGATTGAGATCGGTTGCGATCTCTTCGAGGTCAGGGACGAAGAGGTGCTTGTCAGGGGAGAGGAGGTCCGCCCCCATGTCATCGAACCATCCTATGGGATCGACCGTCTCTGCTATGCTGTTCTTGAGCATGCCTTTCACCAGGATGAAGTGGAGGGTGAGACCAGGACATCGCTTCGGCTACCCCCGGCAGTGGCGCCTGTCCAGGTTGCCGTCTTTCCACTGATGAACAGGGACGGACTTGAAGAGATGGCCGGATCTCTTGCTGAAGCCATCCGCGCTCTTGGGATCGTAACAGAATATGACGATTCAGGCGCTATCGGGAGAAGGTACCGGAGACAGGACGAGATCGGAACACCGTATGCGATCACAATCGATTACGAATCAAAAGATGATGCAGCTGCAACACTCAGGGAACGGGACAGCATGCAGCAGGTCCGGGTACCACTAGACGAGATTCCATCTATAATCAGAAAGCTGATACGGGGTGAGCTGCAGTTCTCCGGGATCTGA
- a CDS encoding response regulator receiver protein produces MATSSKQKNLLKLFADITSKTEIVEPMKKIHGTLRDQDAVEREIALIMREILDQGYFKTKLEPIQLARLITLYHTGKNDTEIARSLGDEKLSKTVARARVRLKLFRDLDFKMPFETQVLEDLMAQDLTMKEISEVLGISPSTLREYRHVLDEQKDTTLDPYLERIRDVMEDRDLTEQMTLGVTKDSLGDAIDITEAEMIDLG; encoded by the coding sequence ATGGCTACCAGCAGCAAACAAAAAAACCTTCTCAAGTTATTCGCCGATATCACCAGTAAAACAGAGATCGTCGAACCTATGAAGAAGATTCACGGAACATTGCGTGATCAGGATGCAGTTGAGAGAGAGATAGCGCTGATTATGCGGGAAATCCTCGATCAGGGCTATTTTAAGACGAAACTGGAACCAATTCAGCTTGCGCGTCTTATCACGCTCTATCATACAGGAAAGAACGATACCGAGATTGCCCGGAGCCTGGGTGATGAGAAACTGTCAAAGACGGTTGCCCGGGCACGTGTCAGGCTGAAACTCTTCCGGGATCTTGATTTTAAGATGCCGTTTGAAACACAGGTTCTTGAGGATCTGATGGCACAGGATCTCACCATGAAGGAGATCTCTGAGGTGCTTGGTATAAGCCCCTCAACCCTGAGAGAATACCGGCATGTGCTTGATGAACAGAAAGATACCACCCTTGATCCCTATCTTGAGCGTATCCGCGATGTGATGGAGGATCGTGATCTCACCGAGCAGATGACGCTTGGAGTCACGAAGGACAGTCTGGGTGATGCCATCGATATTACGGAAGCCGAGATGATCGATCTCGGCTAA
- a CDS encoding metal-dependent hydrolase — translation MYLTYLGHACILCEGSRRVLFDPFIPSGEAPPDSDIVCVTHAHADHLGDTASMKRQTIAPNELAKYLKKEGVPVEALNIGGSISIDGVSFTMTPAVHSSWLEDAGGGYYGGPAAGYVMRMDGVSVYHAGDTALFSDMKLIRELYHPDVALLPIGGRFTMGPDEAMVAASYIGADLIIPIHYNTWDVISQDPLPFKHAIEATSDMRVAILEPGERLELPEAEGFGG, via the coding sequence ATGTACCTGACATACCTGGGCCATGCCTGTATTCTCTGCGAGGGATCAAGGCGGGTGCTGTTCGATCCGTTTATACCCTCAGGAGAAGCACCGCCGGATTCGGATATCGTCTGTGTGACCCATGCACATGCCGATCACCTTGGCGATACTGCCAGCATGAAGCGACAGACCATTGCACCTAACGAGCTTGCCAAGTATCTCAAGAAGGAAGGTGTTCCTGTTGAAGCCCTGAATATCGGGGGAAGCATCTCAATTGACGGTGTATCGTTTACCATGACTCCCGCAGTCCATTCGTCCTGGCTTGAGGATGCAGGCGGCGGCTATTATGGCGGCCCTGCAGCCGGGTATGTGATGAGGATGGATGGCGTCTCGGTCTATCATGCCGGTGATACTGCTCTCTTTTCGGATATGAAACTGATCCGTGAACTCTATCATCCGGATGTTGCACTCCTGCCTATCGGCGGCAGGTTTACGATGGGGCCGGATGAGGCGATGGTCGCCGCATCGTATATCGGAGCTGATTTGATCATCCCGATACACTACAATACCTGGGATGTCATCAGCCAGGATCCATTGCCATTTAAACATGCGATAGAGGCGACCTCTGACATGAGGGTTGCGATCCTTGAACCCGGAGAGAGACTTGAACTACCTGAAGCTGAAGGGTTTGGCGGCTAA
- a CDS encoding NAC family transcription factor, giving the protein MADEGDYCTICGGTPPDKILIKQIIVDGKETGIDKLDWIIGEVKKLGLTEKQAIADELILRATQFNYIPKKKREAYREALLQEYLRSV; this is encoded by the coding sequence ATGGCAGACGAAGGTGATTACTGCACGATATGTGGAGGAACTCCACCTGATAAAATCCTGATAAAGCAGATCATTGTGGATGGAAAAGAGACCGGGATCGATAAGCTCGACTGGATCATCGGGGAGGTCAAAAAACTCGGCCTGACCGAAAAGCAGGCTATTGCTGATGAGCTGATCCTCCGGGCGACCCAATTCAACTATATCCCGAAAAAGAAGAGAGAAGCATACCGTGAGGCACTCCTCCAGGAGTACCTCAGATCAGTATAG
- a CDS encoding cupin domain-containing protein, which yields MSDDIKGKKIRLDELVEYQDGAVSSRMVIKQKNGNISIFSFDEDEGLSEHTAPFDALVTILDGECEIWLEGKTFEMKTGDSIIFPAHAPHALSAITKFKMMLTMIKE from the coding sequence ATGAGTGATGATATCAAGGGGAAAAAAATCCGGCTGGACGAACTCGTTGAATACCAGGATGGAGCAGTCTCCAGCAGAATGGTGATCAAACAGAAGAACGGCAACATCAGTATCTTCTCTTTTGACGAAGATGAAGGGCTCTCTGAACATACCGCGCCCTTTGATGCCCTTGTCACCATCCTGGACGGAGAGTGTGAGATCTGGCTTGAAGGCAAGACATTTGAGATGAAGACTGGTGACTCGATCATCTTTCCGGCACATGCCCCGCACGCCCTCTCGGCGATCACGAAGTTCAAGATGATGCTCACCATGATCAAGGAGTAA
- the cooS gene encoding anaerobic carbon-monoxide dehydrogenase catalytic subunit gives MDKERISYHDSVHQVYGRLKEDGMSNVWDRYAAQGLGSNPDTRCKFCMGGVRCDFCSNGPCRADAESDKRGVCGISADGMAMRMMLLRNVMGASTYQYHCEETIRTLREAADGKGPFTITEPEKLAAFKKRLGITGDIHALCDFLQEDFHRRSHEESRIVEKLAPEDRKKCWRELGIFPGGIYGEMVLATGSSLTNVDGYYVSLAKKAMRLGVAMAYQSQIVLESIQDILFGIPRPHEVNVDLGVLDPDYVNILPNGHEPFLGFALVMAARREELQKAARDVGAQGLRIIANIETGQEMIQRWKMDDVFTGFTGNWIMQEAVLATGAVDVFVADMNCSLPMDPLYAEKYQFRLVPVSQLVAFEGESDREEYDPVEADAQAEKLIRMGIENFKKRRKAVTPITGLPVRTAVAGFSAESIQAALGGTLDPLLDVIRDGTIRGICGLVSCTTLRDHGQDVHTVAIAEELIRRDILVLSMGCGSAALQVAGLASPEAWNRAGPGLGKLCTTLSIPPVLSFGTCTDTGRCADLIRSVADALGVAVTQLPVAAAAPEYMEQKATIDAIFALAFGLYTYVNPVPTVTGAPNLVKLLTEDLKGLTGGVLFVEPDPVKAVDGIAAHIESKRKELGI, from the coding sequence ATGGATAAAGAGAGGATATCCTACCATGACTCTGTACACCAAGTCTATGGACGGCTGAAAGAAGACGGTATGTCAAATGTCTGGGATCGCTATGCCGCCCAGGGGCTTGGATCAAATCCGGATACCCGGTGCAAATTCTGCATGGGTGGTGTCCGGTGCGACTTCTGTTCAAACGGACCATGCCGTGCAGATGCGGAATCTGACAAACGCGGCGTATGCGGTATATCAGCAGACGGAATGGCAATGCGCATGATGCTCCTCAGAAACGTAATGGGTGCTTCAACATACCAGTACCATTGCGAGGAGACAATCCGGACACTCAGGGAAGCAGCAGACGGGAAAGGGCCATTTACCATAACCGAACCGGAGAAACTCGCTGCCTTCAAAAAGCGGCTTGGAATCACCGGGGACATCCATGCACTCTGTGACTTCCTCCAGGAGGATTTTCACAGGCGATCCCATGAGGAGAGCAGGATTGTTGAGAAACTCGCACCCGAAGACCGGAAAAAATGCTGGCGTGAACTTGGCATCTTTCCGGGAGGCATCTATGGCGAGATGGTGCTTGCCACGGGATCTTCACTGACAAATGTGGACGGCTACTATGTGAGCCTCGCAAAAAAAGCGATGCGCCTTGGTGTTGCAATGGCATACCAGAGCCAGATCGTTCTTGAATCAATTCAGGACATACTCTTTGGCATACCGAGGCCGCATGAGGTGAATGTTGACCTCGGCGTTCTGGATCCAGACTACGTCAACATCCTTCCTAACGGCCATGAACCATTCCTCGGGTTCGCGCTTGTTATGGCGGCACGACGGGAGGAGCTCCAGAAAGCAGCCCGTGACGTCGGGGCACAAGGCCTCAGGATCATCGCGAATATCGAGACCGGGCAGGAGATGATCCAGCGGTGGAAGATGGATGATGTCTTCACCGGTTTCACCGGCAACTGGATCATGCAGGAAGCGGTTCTGGCAACCGGGGCAGTTGACGTCTTTGTCGCCGACATGAACTGCTCACTCCCAATGGATCCGCTCTATGCAGAAAAATACCAATTCAGACTGGTACCGGTGAGCCAGCTGGTTGCCTTCGAAGGTGAGTCGGATCGCGAGGAGTACGATCCGGTTGAGGCAGATGCCCAGGCAGAGAAGCTGATCCGCATGGGGATAGAGAACTTCAAGAAGCGCAGAAAGGCGGTCACTCCAATCACCGGGCTTCCGGTACGAACAGCAGTGGCCGGTTTCTCAGCAGAAAGCATCCAGGCCGCTCTTGGCGGTACACTTGATCCCCTGCTTGATGTTATCAGGGATGGAACAATCAGGGGCATCTGCGGCCTCGTCTCCTGCACGACACTGAGAGACCACGGACAGGATGTACATACCGTGGCAATAGCAGAAGAACTGATCAGACGGGACATCCTTGTCCTCTCAATGGGATGCGGATCAGCCGCCCTCCAGGTGGCAGGGCTCGCTTCACCCGAGGCTTGGAATCGGGCAGGTCCTGGTCTTGGAAAACTCTGTACAACACTCAGTATACCGCCTGTCCTCTCCTTTGGAACCTGTACCGACACCGGCAGGTGTGCCGACCTGATCAGGAGTGTCGCCGATGCTCTTGGAGTTGCGGTCACGCAGCTCCCGGTTGCAGCAGCTGCACCCGAATACATGGAGCAGAAGGCAACAATCGATGCCATCTTCGCCCTTGCCTTTGGCCTCTACACCTATGTAAACCCGGTTCCAACCGTTACCGGTGCTCCAAATCTGGTAAAGCTCTTAACTGAAGACCTCAAAGGATTAACTGGCGGAGTCCTCTTTGTTGAACCAGACCCGGTAAAGGCCGTCGACGGGATCGCCGCACATATCGAGTCAAAGAGAAAGGAGCTTGGAATATGA
- a CDS encoding class I SAM-dependent methyltransferase yields the protein MDSIINWDELWKAIHVSSRLRVEKDQDPGKVWDKKAGAYSRITRDEKESTRQELSMLDLRPADTVLDMGAGTGRLAVPIAGKVSHVTALDASPGMLSHLEERMAAEGRTNYSCVVKRFEDVVVGEDIQVHDVVIAAFSLGFYDVGSALLKLDAAARRSVHLFWHMGEWRSQKEMAIYTAVYGEEGTRQVGYPDALFLANILHGYKIYPDIRIYRALWETAYDSPKEAAEQWLTMHAPDFEDIGLVTRHFEDLLEKGDDGKYHERSVRITAMLSWRKGE from the coding sequence ATGGATTCAATCATCAACTGGGACGAACTCTGGAAGGCAATTCATGTCAGCTCCCGGCTTCGTGTTGAGAAAGACCAGGATCCGGGGAAGGTCTGGGATAAGAAAGCCGGTGCTTACTCCCGCATCACCAGGGATGAAAAAGAGTCGACCAGGCAGGAGCTCTCCATGCTCGATCTCAGGCCTGCTGATACCGTTCTTGATATGGGAGCGGGAACCGGGCGGCTGGCTGTTCCGATTGCGGGGAAGGTTTCGCATGTGACTGCTCTTGATGCATCCCCTGGGATGCTTTCACACCTTGAGGAGCGGATGGCAGCAGAAGGGAGGACGAACTATTCCTGCGTGGTGAAGCGCTTTGAGGACGTGGTGGTTGGAGAGGATATCCAGGTGCATGATGTCGTGATCGCGGCATTCTCGCTTGGGTTCTATGATGTCGGATCAGCACTTCTGAAGCTGGATGCTGCTGCCCGGCGCTCAGTGCATCTCTTCTGGCATATGGGCGAATGGCGGAGCCAAAAGGAGATGGCAATCTATACGGCAGTCTATGGGGAGGAAGGTACCCGCCAGGTGGGGTATCCGGATGCTCTCTTCCTAGCAAATATCCTTCATGGGTATAAGATTTATCCGGATATCCGGATCTACCGTGCACTCTGGGAGACGGCATATGATTCCCCAAAAGAGGCTGCAGAACAGTGGCTGACGATGCATGCACCGGATTTTGAAGATATTGGCCTTGTTACCCGGCATTTTGAGGATCTTCTTGAGAAGGGTGATGACGGAAAATACCATGAGCGGTCTGTCCGCATTACCGCGATGCTCTCCTGGAGGAAGGGGGAGTAG
- a CDS encoding acyltransferase, producing the protein MNEYGINTIGKSLTVFEPVTIGFPSRDYIGRTDHPGTIIGEGVTLRSGTILYADVTLADRCNTGHNVLIREKTVIGEGTSVGTGTIIEGNCSIGSHVSIQSMAFIPTHTQIGDHVFIGPHAVLTNDRYPPSGKPRLEGPVIEDYATIGAAAIILPGITIGKGAAVAAGSVVTHDVPAGMMAVGSPAQIRPLPDEMKRG; encoded by the coding sequence ATGAACGAATACGGCATCAATACCATCGGCAAATCCCTCACTGTCTTTGAGCCGGTCACAATCGGTTTTCCCTCCCGCGACTATATCGGGAGAACCGATCACCCTGGCACCATAATCGGTGAAGGCGTAACGCTCAGGTCAGGCACAATACTCTATGCAGACGTTACCCTTGCGGATCGCTGCAACACCGGCCACAATGTCTTAATCCGCGAGAAGACAGTCATCGGGGAAGGGACATCGGTTGGCACCGGCACCATCATCGAGGGGAACTGTTCAATCGGATCCCACGTGAGCATCCAGAGCATGGCATTCATCCCGACCCACACACAAATCGGCGACCATGTCTTCATCGGCCCCCACGCCGTGCTCACAAACGACCGCTACCCGCCATCAGGCAAACCCCGGCTTGAAGGGCCGGTGATCGAAGACTATGCAACAATCGGGGCAGCCGCCATCATCCTCCCGGGGATCACAATCGGGAAGGGTGCGGCCGTTGCTGCCGGATCGGTTGTGACGCATGATGTACCGGCAGGCATGATGGCAGTTGGTTCCCCGGCACAGATACGGCCCCTTCCTGATGAGATGAAGAGGGGATAA
- a CDS encoding 4Fe-4S binding protein translates to MFFENEGIDTYGEAALHKLSDKDREYVQEFFFPGESVIIFSKAVPVEAYSLSAREQTDIMLGIAQNLNETAIRLEGLLAAEGIPARHVPLYLPVRITDGQVRGVVRLKQVAAAAGLGTTGKSTLLLNREHGPRLILSGVVTGESSLIKSGDMQEEIDTDSTPGQTPDICIECGKCIKACPSGAIRQDGVETFRCRTISPWVPEPVVPIAKWLIGRQLLLRFIAPIAPWIAKAATIRCSRCVTECPVFDRGD, encoded by the coding sequence ATGTTTTTCGAAAACGAAGGAATTGACACCTATGGAGAGGCAGCACTCCATAAACTTTCCGATAAGGATAGGGAATACGTGCAGGAGTTCTTTTTCCCCGGAGAGTCTGTGATCATCTTTTCAAAAGCAGTCCCGGTGGAGGCATATTCCCTATCAGCACGCGAACAAACAGATATCATGCTTGGAATTGCCCAAAACCTGAATGAAACCGCTATCCGGCTCGAAGGACTGCTCGCAGCGGAGGGCATCCCGGCACGGCATGTGCCTCTCTATCTCCCGGTCAGGATCACAGATGGGCAGGTTCGGGGAGTGGTGCGGCTGAAGCAGGTTGCCGCCGCCGCAGGCCTTGGGACAACCGGAAAGAGTACCCTCCTCCTGAACAGGGAACATGGCCCCCGGCTGATCCTCTCCGGCGTTGTCACAGGAGAATCGAGTCTGATCAAATCCGGAGATATGCAGGAAGAAATTGATACTGATAGTACGCCAGGCCAAACCCCGGATATCTGTATTGAGTGCGGGAAATGCATCAAAGCCTGCCCTTCTGGTGCGATACGACAAGATGGTGTCGAGACATTCAGGTGCAGAACAATCAGCCCATGGGTGCCAGAGCCAGTCGTCCCGATAGCGAAGTGGCTGATCGGCAGGCAGCTCCTCCTCCGTTTTATTGCGCCGATTGCCCCCTGGATTGCGAAGGCGGCGACGATCCGGTGCAGCAGGTGCGTGACGGAATGCCCGGTGTTTGATAGAGGAGATTGA